The Camelina sativa cultivar DH55 chromosome 16, Cs, whole genome shotgun sequence sequence TAGGGGGGACTGGGAGGGTTTTTCATGACAACGCTCAAGATCTGTTGTGGAAGAGTAGGTTGGAAGAACGAGCTCTTGAGCTTCAGAGCAGAAGGCTGATGAATCTGCAGCTTCTAGACGTCAAGAAGCAAATTCAACTCAGTTACGACCAAACACTGCTTGTTTCTCCACGATTAGGTTCGGTTTTGCTCTGATTGGGCAATTTACGCTAGTCTGAAAATGTGTACTAAcctgttctctctctctctctctcctgcaGACAACTCTCTGCTGGCAGTTTCAAGCAACCAGAGAGTGTCTACCAAAGAGAATGATGAGGATAGAATCAAACTTCCAGAGAGGTATATATGTTCTAGGAGTTGCCAGTTTGATAGTCTGTTTTGTGAGCTTTGAAGAAGATATGAGTATTTTTGTTTCCCGTACGTACGTTGTACAGCTTGGAGGATGATAGATTGCCAGACAGCCCATTTGCATCACCCACACACCATTTTCTGGAGTTTGACAAATCTGGAGCAGCTGCAGACACTAACGGTTCAGGCTCATCGTCGCCATCTTTTGATCACGATGAGTCTACTACATTGACAGACTCTCGCAAATCCTATAACNNNNNNNNNNNNNNNNNNNNNNNNNNNNNNNNtctctctctctctctctctctctctctctctctctctctctctctctctcctgcaGACAACTCTCAGCTGGCAGTTTCAAGCAACCAGAGAGTATCTACCAAAGAGAATGATGAGGATATAATCAAACTTCCAGAGAGGTATATATGTTCTAGGAGTTGCCAGTTTGATAATCTGTTTTTTGAGCTTTAAAGAAGATATGAGTATTTTTGTTTCCCGTACGTATGTTGTACAGCTTGGAGGATGATAGATTGCCAGACAGCCCATTTGCATCACCCACACACCATTTTCTGGAATTTGACAAATCTGGAGCAGCTGCAGACACTAACGGTTCAGGCTCATCGTCGCCATCTTTTGATCACGATGAGTCTACTACATTGACAGACTCTCGCAAATCCTATAACGGCCAAATGCCGAGCTTATCAATGATGGGGATGTTACCAGGCAGCAGCGGACCAGCCTGTCGCGTTGGGATCTAAACCCATTCAAAATAACTAACCAGAGGTAGGTTGTAGTCTgatgagagagatagagaggagTAAATTGGTTATACTAATGAATGTGGAAAAGAGTGTACATGTAAAAAATGTCTCTTTTGGCATGTCATTacaggaagagaagaagattaacccaaaaaaaagtgatgAGCAACTACTGAGACGTGGATGTAGTAGTaagatagaagaagagagaagaagatggggaAGGTTGTTTGTTGTACCATTTAGAAAGACTTTAGTAGTAAATGAGTCCGTGAATGTTATGGAATGGATGGACCACAGCACAGGTGacatttaatattataatcatatatctAATAATTAGGACAAGAAGAGCGTTTGTCTTTTGACATTCAACCAATatatctttttctgtttttttttttttttttttgacaaacattCAATCAGTAAATGATATCTAAAAAGTATATGCTAAGTTAAGTTGTAATCACTCTCTTTATCTAAATATTATCCTATAATTTAAAAAAGTAAATCATTCAGAACATGCCATGTGGCGAGCAATCCCACTACTTTTGCACTTCAACTGAGTTGAATGTTTTCAACTGTGTTGTCTCCAcctcatcttttttcttttcttcaacaCCCCATCGCATCTCTTCaactattgaatttttttttcaacggtTTAAAACTACACCATTATAACTAGTCTTAGTTGGACTTGGAAACAAATAAATGGGTTACTTTTCTATCACAAGGTTTACTTGTCAACATGGTCTCACAGAAGCTATATAATGTAACTAGGATCTCACCCACGCTACGGgagaaaattttatatacatgttCATTCTAAATAACTGTTTAGTATAATATGGTTGTATCTctatattagtcttatttatgattttacatAGAAAACATTTGGGGGATACAATATACAATTCATCCACATAATAATAtagtatgtatattttaaaaatggacCAATATATTGCACTGATGTTGTGATTGGGCTTAGTTGGGCCGAAGTTTTGTTTTAGAGTTATTtagaaatttccaaaaaaacaatCGGGCTTCATACGTGGGggttttagtattaaaaaaaaaagcttggaGAAGACATTAATTTCCGATCACCCTCCCCAGAAGAACCGATCGACTGCTTTACACCGTCTCTATTTCTCGAATCATTTCACAATCTCTAATCCTTTTGGAGAGAATTGATTGAACCCCGATTATTACCATCACACAGTCCAGTCCCTTTTCTGTTCTACAGTTTTGGAGACCCAGTCATACTGAAGAACAACTAAATCTGCAATTCGAAGAGAAAGGAGAAACCTTTTGCCGTTGAATGTTTTCTTACACGGCAAGCACATACATCATGATTTCGTTGTAAAGTCTGAGTATGTGCGTAAGAAAACAGATGGAGATTGATTACACAATATAGTACGTATCGAAGGACAAAAGTAGGTTAACCACGGCTTTGGTCGGAGGAATCTTTCGTAGTTCGTGTTTGTCGTTTTGTAATGGACGAGTAAGTAATTCCATTTAATCGAAAAATCTGTTTGGGAAATATTGGGCCTGAAAGTTAAAGAGTATAGGTAAGCCCAAATCAATAGAACCCAACACAAAAGGAAAGGAAATAGTGTGTACACGGCTACATCGAGTCATCGACGATGAATGTGTGTAGTAGCAATTAGGGGGGGGAGAGATATACATATACTACTGTATATTATCATCGGAATCATTATCAGTAtgtacaatcttcttcttcacttatatatatatatagagtaatagagagagagagagagataatttACTAGAAAGGGTTGCTATAATCTGGGGGGTCATGATGAGGAGTAAGAAGAGAAGACTGGTGCCTTTGGAAAGATTCTGTGGCCAGGCGCAAGTATTGCCAGTGGATCATATCTAGATTTTCTCCTGACAAAATCATCCCACTTGGCACCGAAATGGGATCTCCACTCCTCTCTTGTTGTGTAATGTGGCAGATACTGCTTCAACCCTATACCTGCTGCTTCACTGAATTCTAGTATTCTTTGGTTCCGCTTCAAAATTTGTTCAACTCCATCCTCCTTGCCTGGAACTGCCGATGTTAGGATCGCCACTAGGTAGAATATCTCTTCCTCCGGTGTTACTGCTGATGTTCGGTTGTTCCACCTGCACAAACACACCCAacattgctttttctttttcttttgttaacaacttaactaactaactaatagtatttgatccaacaattaGTCTTTTGAGATTGAACATATTCTTATTATCTTTCTTACTTTGCTTTGTTCACCGGGTACACTATGACTGGCCCGTTGCTTGTATCGGTTAGGATGTTCCCGAATACTCCTTTTGCAAATTTTTTCACTGTGCTTCTTGGTACCAGGAGGTTCAGCCATGGATGCGGGACCTCCCATTGCCCTTTCGATCGAAGTTTCACCTCTGACACATGTACCCTGTCCAAGAATGCTTCATATGTTACCTCCGATGTAAACAGTGTCGACGAGATGTAGCTTAGTTCACTTAATGTTTCTTTGACTCCCTGGATTTTGAATGTTTCAAaagacaaataaatatttagtttcATTGTCATCTATCCAAGATTTCTACAATTGCTTGTATGTCTTCTCACCTGGCTGATGACATCTTTGTCGTCGAGCTTGAAGTAGTACTTGGCTACCTCCAAACAATACAGAGTCCTTCCATCAGATTTGAATTGGCTGGCCTGTAAAGGGTCCTCTGGGGTGAAAGATAACCTCCAGTTGTTTAGGAGTCCCGTCCGGTTTATTATCACAAACCCTTCAACGTAGTCCAATTTGTTATCTGCAGAAATTAGACGCTCTTGGTCCTGGATAAAGGCAGAGAAATCCTGGTACAACACTCTTACCCATTTTACCTGTTCATTCAATTAGTACAGTAGCTGTATCAGTTATCACACCCcacctctttttttgtttttgtttctttttttataaacaacttAAGTTTACCATGGTTGGTGCTGCTTCCAGTGCTATTCTTGCCCGTGTTATGATGCCAAACTGACCTAACCCACCAAGAACACCATGAAATAAGTCGCTGTTCTGCCTCTCTGAACAGTTTAGGATCTCGCCTTTTCCTGCAGTCAATAGGACGCATCACATTAGTGAGTATACATACATTCATTTACGGCAATATCTCTCCCCTCAGTTCTGCCTCT is a genomic window containing:
- the LOC104748975 gene encoding cytokinin dehydrogenase 6; the encoded protein is MSNLHACLLRKRTMLIVRSFTILLLSCIAFKLACCFSSNISSLKALPLVGNLDFEHVHQASKDFGNRYQLIPLAVLHPKSVSDIASAIRHIWMMGPHSQLTVAARGRGHSLQGQAQTRNGIVIRMESLHPQKLQVHSVDDVPAPYVDVSGGELWINILHETLKYGLAPKSWTDYLHLTVGGTLSNVGISGQAFRHGPQISNVHQLEVVTGKGEILNCSERQNSDLFHGVLGGLGQFGIITRARIALEAAPTMVKWVRVLYQDFSAFIQDQERLISADNKLDYVEGFVIINRTGLLNNWRLSFTPEDPLQASQFKSDGRTLYCLEVAKYYFKLDDKDVISQGVKETLSELSYISSTLFTSEVTYEAFLDRVHVSEVKLRSKGQWEVPHPWLNLLVPRSTVKKFAKGVFGNILTDTSNGPVIVYPVNKAKWNNRTSAVTPEEEIFYLVAILTSAVPGKEDGVEQILKRNQRILEFSEAAGIGLKQYLPHYTTREEWRSHFGAKWDDFVRRKSRYDPLAILAPGHRIFPKAPVFSSYSSS